Proteins from a single region of Macrotis lagotis isolate mMagLag1 chromosome 2, bilby.v1.9.chrom.fasta, whole genome shotgun sequence:
- the LOC141512120 gene encoding olfactory receptor 2T29-like: protein MKGTMWLENQTFGTDFILLGLFSQSKYSTLFYSLTFIIFIIALIGNATLILLIQSDSHLHTPMYFFISQLSLMDMMYITVTVPKMLLDRVTGIHNISVPSCGTQMFLYVTLVGAEFFLLAAMSYDRYVAICHPLRYPILMNHRVCILLGIVCWFLGSLDGFLITPITMNFPFCKSREIQHFYCEVLALLKLSCSDTSLFETVMYLCCVLMLLIPVIVILNSYSFILLTVFRMNSATGRRKAFLTCSSHITVVILFYGAAIYNYMLPPSYHTAEKDMMVSVFYTILTPLLNPLIYSLRNKDVTAALKKVLWSKLVLVIF from the coding sequence ATGAAGGGTACAATGTGGTTGGAGAATCAAACTTTTGGGACTGATTTCATCCTGTTGGGGCTCTTTAGCCAAAGCAAATATAGTACTCTCTTCTATTCACTGACattcattattttcataatagCTCTGATTGGGAATGCCACTTTGATTCTTTTGATTCAAAGTGATTCCCACCTCCATACTCCCATGTACTTCTTCATCAGTCAGCTTTCACTCATGGACATGATGTATATCACTGTCACTGTGCCCAAGATGCTGTTGGATCGAGTGACTGGGATACATAATATCTCAGTCCCAAGCTGTGGGACCCAGATGTTTCTCTATGTAACACTTGTGGGAGCAGAGTTCTTCCTTTTGGCAGCCATGTCCTATGACAGGTATGTGGCCATTTGTCACCCTCTCCGCTATCCCATCCTCATGAACCATAGAGTTTGCATCCTTCTTGGAATTGTCTGTTGGTTCTTGGGCTCCCTTGATGGTTTCTTGATAACTCCCATCACCATGAACTTCCCATTTTGCAAATCCCGAGAAATCCAGCACTTCTACTGTGAGGTCCTTGCCTTGCTGAAACTCTCCTGCTCAGACACCTCCCTCTTTGAGACGGTTATGTACCTGTGCTGTGTCCTTATGCTCCTCATACCTGTAATAGTTATATTAAActcttattcttttattctcCTCACAGTGTTTAGGATGAATTCAGCTACTGGTCGTAGAAAAGCTTTTCTCACATGTTCCTCCCACATAACTGTTGTTATTCTCTTCTATGGAGCTGCTATTTATAACTACATGCTCCCTCCTTCTTATCATACTGCTGAAAAAGATATGATGGTGTCTGTCTTCTACACTATACTCACACCTCTTCTGAACCCTCTCATCTATAGCCTTAGGAATAAAGATGTCACAGCAGCTTTGAAGAAAGTGTTGTGGTCAAAATTGGTTTTAGTTATTTTTTGA